In Daucus carota subsp. sativus chromosome 4, DH1 v3.0, whole genome shotgun sequence, one DNA window encodes the following:
- the LOC108216041 gene encoding probable ethanolamine kinase isoform X1 codes for MGAVKIWNAMEIAEVAGESSNSEIPHSSLTVDHTLSLSDMKPRIVELYKDLFKNWSNKDESDFSIETVSGGITNLLLKVSVKEDSGNTIKMTLRLYGPNTEYVINRERELQAIQYLSAAGFGAKLLGVFGNGMVQSFIHARTLVPLDMRKPDLAAKIAKQLRKFHQVEVPGSKEPQLWNDIFKFFKQASNLKFVDNEKCKKYETVDFKEIHAELVKLKDLTGRLDAPVVFAHNDLLSGNLMLNDDEGKLYFIDFEYGSYSYRGFDIGNHFNEYAGYDCDYSLYPNRDEQYHFFKHYLKPDKPQEVSEKDLEELYVETNCYMLASHMYWALWALIQARMSPIDFDYLGYFFLRYDEFKRQKEKCLSLAESYLTKYGAG; via the exons ATGGGTGCAGTAAAGATCTGGAACGCCATGGAAATTGCTGAGGTTGCTGGAGAGAGCTCCAACTCCGAGATTCCTCATTCTTCTCTCACCGTTGATCATACTCTTTCTCTCTCCGATATGAAACCTCGCATCGT AGAGCTATACAAGGATCTTTTCAAAAACTGGTCAAACAAAGACGAGTCAGATTTCTCTATAGAGACGGTGTCCGGTGGCATAACAAATCTCT TGCTAAAGGTATCTGTTAAAGAAGATAGTGGAAACACAATCAAGATGACACTCAGATTGTATGGCCCAAATACTGAATATGTTATAAACCGGGAACGTGAGCTGCAG GCCATCCAGTACCTCTCAGCTGCAGGATTTGGTGCCAAGTTGCTTGGAGTCTTTGGAAATGGCATGGTCCAGTCATTTATACATGCTCGTACCTTGGTCCCCTTAG ACATGAGAAAGCCAGACCTAGCTGCAAAAATTGCAAAGCAACTTCGTAAATTTCACCAGGTGGAAGTTCCTGGTTCTAAAGAACCTCAGTTGTGGAATGAcatctttaaatttttcaagCAAG catcaaatcttaaatttgtTGATAATGAAAAGTGTAAAAAGTATGAGACTGTAGACTTTAAAGAAATACATGCCGAACTTGTTAAGCTCAAG GATTTGACAGGTCGTCTTGATGCTCCTGTCGTGTTTGCTCACAATGACCTGCTTTCGGGGAATTTGATGCTTAATGATGATGAAG GAAAACTCTATTTCATTGATTTTGAATACGGATCATACAGTTACAGAGGTTTCGACATTGGAAATCACTTCAATGAATATGCTGGTTATGACTGTGACTACAGCTT GTACCCAAACAGGGATGAGCAATATCATTTTTTCAAGCATTATTTAAAACCCGACAAACCCCAAGAG GTATCAGAAAAGGATCTGGAAGAGTTATACGTTGAGACAAATTGCTACATGCTAGCTTCGCACATGTACTGGGCTCTGTGGGCATTGATCCAG GCGAGGATGTCTCCAATTGATTTTGATTATCTTGGTTATTTCTTTCTGCGG
- the LOC108216041 gene encoding probable ethanolamine kinase isoform X2, producing MGAVKIWNAMEIAEVAGESSNSEIPHSSLTVDHTLSLSDMKPRIVELYKDLFKNWSNKDESDFSIETVSGGITNLLLKVSVKEDSGNTIKMTLRLYGPNTEYVINRERELQAIQYLSAAGFGAKLLGVFGNGMVQSFIHARTLVPLDMRKPDLAAKIAKQLRKFHQVEVPGSKEPQLWNDIFKFFKQGRLDAPVVFAHNDLLSGNLMLNDDEGKLYFIDFEYGSYSYRGFDIGNHFNEYAGYDCDYSLYPNRDEQYHFFKHYLKPDKPQEVSEKDLEELYVETNCYMLASHMYWALWALIQARMSPIDFDYLGYFFLRYDEFKRQKEKCLSLAESYLTKYGAG from the exons ATGGGTGCAGTAAAGATCTGGAACGCCATGGAAATTGCTGAGGTTGCTGGAGAGAGCTCCAACTCCGAGATTCCTCATTCTTCTCTCACCGTTGATCATACTCTTTCTCTCTCCGATATGAAACCTCGCATCGT AGAGCTATACAAGGATCTTTTCAAAAACTGGTCAAACAAAGACGAGTCAGATTTCTCTATAGAGACGGTGTCCGGTGGCATAACAAATCTCT TGCTAAAGGTATCTGTTAAAGAAGATAGTGGAAACACAATCAAGATGACACTCAGATTGTATGGCCCAAATACTGAATATGTTATAAACCGGGAACGTGAGCTGCAG GCCATCCAGTACCTCTCAGCTGCAGGATTTGGTGCCAAGTTGCTTGGAGTCTTTGGAAATGGCATGGTCCAGTCATTTATACATGCTCGTACCTTGGTCCCCTTAG ACATGAGAAAGCCAGACCTAGCTGCAAAAATTGCAAAGCAACTTCGTAAATTTCACCAGGTGGAAGTTCCTGGTTCTAAAGAACCTCAGTTGTGGAATGAcatctttaaatttttcaagCAAG GTCGTCTTGATGCTCCTGTCGTGTTTGCTCACAATGACCTGCTTTCGGGGAATTTGATGCTTAATGATGATGAAG GAAAACTCTATTTCATTGATTTTGAATACGGATCATACAGTTACAGAGGTTTCGACATTGGAAATCACTTCAATGAATATGCTGGTTATGACTGTGACTACAGCTT GTACCCAAACAGGGATGAGCAATATCATTTTTTCAAGCATTATTTAAAACCCGACAAACCCCAAGAG GTATCAGAAAAGGATCTGGAAGAGTTATACGTTGAGACAAATTGCTACATGCTAGCTTCGCACATGTACTGGGCTCTGTGGGCATTGATCCAG GCGAGGATGTCTCCAATTGATTTTGATTATCTTGGTTATTTCTTTCTGCGG